A stretch of Aythya fuligula isolate bAytFul2 chromosome 1, bAytFul2.pri, whole genome shotgun sequence DNA encodes these proteins:
- the C2CD2 gene encoding C2 domain-containing protein 2: protein MAGLAGGLGELRWYALVALFVAALATLAVYLVQYALLALRGWRRRRTPQQQPPWRPRDELLEEGGSVLGWALSLGSWRRQWRRAWVAALRDEAAARADSQLLTFEEDDRPEPLELAVKQVVSVVKSAQEKVVSCNVVGDSITFVFSVSCTSPEAAESQSYSVKLSPVYLQLQLYVKDKGDDVKVEWVLINTDETNFEIQPTGQEGQGAGTCAISETLRDVLKNLFSSVSPSVVLSTRPTDIKEIQNVQNTSVLPQGTSPPKPPRAHELKLLVKNIAVNLADHSAAGSTNLVCIVQLNDPMQKFSSSVAKNAANPFWKEEFVFELSAKSKTLQLQIVEDGKLDSSLSSKATVPLDLFRKQPSGQQSFALNSTAGESSPELGPRLGSISAEFFFIEPNELKTWQVSSPVSSTKIEKDRTVMPCGTVVTTVTAVKTKPRLEGRSSPLSTDSPVKTPVKVKMIEKDFSVQATHSHGATVSKTLSSSDTELLVLNGTDPVAEAAIRQLSESAKQKLKSPRKKSTIIISGVSKTSLSQDSEAALMMDYAAAMDSSCKEADPAPTGEEAIAKVTSDEKLSLGASETVPDTDPQQSAHKAWGLENGSQQWNSNTLLDQTCEEISGSSLSVSETGSMKKSKGGILKKSAKLFFRRRHHQKDPGMSQSHNDLVYLQQPLSEETRKKGGTLSRLLNRKLLSKNKSKSKLNGASAEPYV, encoded by the exons ATGGCGGGGCTGGCGGGCGGGCTGGGCGAGCTGCGCTGGTACGCGCTGGTCGCCCTCTTCGTGGCGGCGCTGGCCACGCTGGCCGTCTACCTGGTGCAGTACGCGCTGCTGGCCCTGCGCgggtggcggcggcggaggacccc gcagcagcagcccccgtgGCGGCCTCGGGacgagctgctggaggagggcgGCTCGGTGCTGGGCTGGGCGCTGTCGCTGGGCAGCTGGCGGCGGCAGTGGCGGCGGGCATGGGTGGCGGCGCTGCGCGACGAGGCGGCGGCCAGGGCG GATTCACAATTGCTGACATTTGAGGAAGATGACCGACCAGAACCACTTGAGCTAGCAGTTAAACAAGTTGTTAGTGTGGTAAAGTCAGCTCAAGAGAAG gTGGTTTCTTGTAATGTTGTGGGAGATTCCATTACGTTTGTTTTCAGTGTCTCATGTACTTCacctgaagctgcagaaagccAGTCATACAGTGTGAAACTGTCTCCAGTTTACTTGCAG CTTCAGCTCTACGTGAAAGACAAAGGAGATGATGTCAAAGTTGAGTGGGTCCTCATTAATACCGATGAAACCAACTTTGAAATCCAGCCAACAGGGCAGGAG ggacagggagcagggaCATGTGCAATATCTGAAACGCTCAGAGATGTTTTGAAGAACCTCTTTAGCTCAGTTTCTCCATCTGTAGTGTTGAGTACAAGGCCTACAGACATAAAGGAGATTCAG AATGTACAGAACACGAGTGTTCTCCCTCAGGGCACTAGTCCGCCTAAACCTCCAAGGGCTCACGAACTGAAACTGCTGGTAAAGAACATTGCAGTAAACCTAGCTGATCACAGTGCTGCAG GCAGCACAAACCTTGTGTGTATAGTTCAGTTGAATGACCCTATGCAGAAGTTTTCCAGCTCTGTAGCCAAAAATGCTGCAAATCCCTTTTGGAAGGAAGAGTTTGTCTT tgaaCTAAGTGCCAAATCAAAAACATTGCAACTGCAAATAGTAGAAGATGGAAAGTTGGATA gTTCTTTGTCCTCAAAGGCAACTGTACCTCTAGATTTGTTCAGGAAGCAACCTTCTGGCCAACAAAGCTTTGCACTGAACAGCACGGCCGGTGAGAGCAGTCCAGAGCTGGGGCCTCGGCTGGGATCCATTAGTGCAGAG TTCTTCTTTATAGAACCTAATGAGCTAAAGACCTGGCAAGTTTCTTCTCCAGTGTCGAGCACTAAGATAGAAAAGGATCGAACTGTGATGCCCTGTGGGACTGTGGTCACTACTGTAACTGCTGTGAAAACCAAACCTCGACTAGAAGGGAGATCATCTCCTCTGAGCACAG ATTCTCCTGTGAAAACTCCAGTTAAGGTCAAGATGATTGAAAAGGATTTCTCTGTTCAAGCTACCCATTCTCATGGTGCTACAGTCAGCAAAACTTTATCATCTTCAGATACAG aactGTTGGTATTGAATGGCACCGATCCTGTTGCAGAAGCAGCCATTCGACAGTTAAGCGAGTCTgcaaagcagaagctgaagtCTCCTAGGAAGAAAAGCACCATTATCATATCAGGGGTGTCCAAG ACCTCTTTATCTCAGGACAGTGAAGCTGCACTGATGATGGACTATGCTGCAGCCATGGACAGCTCCTGCAAAGAAGCAGATCCAGCACCTACTGGAGAGGAGGCTATTGCAAAAGTCACCTCTGATGAAAAGCTGTCATTAGGTGCTTCAGAAACAGTACCTGATACTGACCCTCAGCAAAGTGCCCATAAGGCTTGGGGCTTGGAGAATGGCAGTCAGCAGTGGAACTCCAACACGCTCTTAGACCAGACCTGTGAAGAAATATCTGGGAGCTCATTAAGTGTTTCAGAAACTGGGAGCATGAAAAAGTCTAAAG gtgggattttgaaaaaaagcGCGAAGCTCTTCTTCCGTCGGCGACACCATCAGAAGGACCCGGGAATGAGCCAGTCACACAACGATCTTGTCtacctgcagcagcccctgtcGGAGGAGACACGCAAGAAGGGAGGCACGCTTTCACGTCTTCTTAacagaaagctgctttccaagAACAAAAGCAAGAGCAAACTGAACGGTGCTTCGGCAGAACCATATGTATAA